A genomic stretch from Sphingobacterium sp. ML3W includes:
- a CDS encoding Mrp/NBP35 family ATP-binding protein — MVTKEQILNALSYVEEPDLKKDLVTLNMIQNIQIEDQKIAFDVILTTPACPLKDHIEHACRNAIAHFIDKNLDVQINMTSNVVGKQGAQVSGIKNIILVSSGKGGVGKSTVAANLALALHAKGAKTGLLDADIYGPSLPIMFGLEGAKPGSVEMPDGQVKIEPLEKFGLKLLSIGFFTDPNQPIPWRGPMTTSAIKQLFNDANWGELDYLVVDMPPGTGDIHITVSQTFPIAGAVIVTTPQQVALADAVKGIGMFLMDSINIPLLGVVENMAYFTPAELPDNKYYIFGKDGGKRLAEEYKVPFLGEIPLLKGISDAGDNGFPVAIDQEDPVTKSFLTIAEKVAQQLSIIHSRV, encoded by the coding sequence ATGGTTACCAAAGAACAAATATTAAATGCATTATCCTATGTTGAAGAGCCCGATTTAAAAAAGGATCTTGTAACATTGAATATGATTCAAAATATTCAGATCGAAGACCAAAAAATTGCCTTCGATGTCATATTGACTACCCCCGCCTGTCCACTAAAAGACCATATAGAGCATGCTTGCCGCAACGCCATAGCACATTTTATTGATAAAAATCTTGATGTTCAGATCAACATGACTTCCAATGTAGTCGGTAAACAGGGCGCTCAGGTTTCAGGGATTAAAAACATCATTCTGGTTTCATCAGGTAAGGGCGGTGTTGGAAAATCAACAGTCGCTGCGAACTTGGCCCTTGCACTTCATGCCAAGGGAGCAAAAACAGGTCTATTGGACGCAGATATCTATGGCCCATCACTACCGATTATGTTCGGTTTGGAAGGAGCCAAACCCGGATCTGTTGAGATGCCAGACGGTCAGGTTAAAATTGAACCACTTGAAAAATTTGGTCTAAAATTACTTTCAATAGGTTTTTTTACGGATCCTAATCAACCTATTCCATGGCGTGGTCCTATGACCACCTCGGCCATCAAACAACTTTTTAATGATGCCAATTGGGGTGAACTGGATTATCTTGTTGTCGATATGCCACCGGGAACCGGTGACATCCATATCACGGTATCACAGACTTTTCCAATCGCCGGAGCAGTTATTGTCACCACACCGCAGCAGGTAGCGCTAGCCGATGCTGTCAAAGGAATCGGCATGTTTTTAATGGACAGTATCAATATTCCACTCTTGGGAGTTGTTGAAAACATGGCTTATTTTACACCGGCAGAACTGCCTGATAACAAATATTATATCTTTGGCAAAGATGGTGGAAAACGTTTAGCCGAAGAATATAAAGTACCATTCCTTGGTGAAATACCATTGCTTAAAGGGATTTCTGATGCTGGAGACAATGGTTTCCCTGTCGCAATAGATCAAGAAGATCCTGTAACAAAATCATTTCTGACGATTGCGGAGAAGGTTGCGCAACAACTCTCCATCATCCATAGTCGGGTTTAA
- a CDS encoding biosynthetic peptidoglycan transglycosylase translates to MSNRFITSLKSRKWRWLYITLAVFLILVIAAGTYAYQKRDGMLMGAINKAKAKLLEKYDMDLKIQYYAFQGINAVQFKNIQLLPKNREPLAQINDLTVSVKLWPLLFGDVKLGEVVLDNATVSLVKKDSISNYDFLFKKQKKDTVENDNPKQNLAALADRLLKNVFFKIPNDLDLKDLELSYKDDSTSQRIVIPSAVIDGGDMESKFLLNDHEAAWNLAGTIDSDNQECDLRLFSDKKEVNLPLLQRKFGLAVSFDEISFRLDKANRRNKELLELHGQWGFKNLKVNHWRISSKDVIFPEATMQGALNIGASSIEVSKESTVQVKDFVFSPYIKYVHKPEKEFFLAIHTDKIKAQDFFDAMPVGLFPGLDGIQVEGHIQYDLNFALELKRPDKLLFSSKMDDKDLHVVKWGEANIGMLNAPFTYTAYEDGKPMREIVVGPQNPNFTPLDQISRYMQISLINTEDPFFFKHKGFEEKAFKLSIVTNIKEKGFKRGASTISMQLVKNVFLNRNKTVVRKLEEILLVWLMERSQQVNKKRMYEVYLNVIEWGNNVYGITEAARYYFGKTPAQLGLGESIFLSSIVPRPKKGLNFFDWTGHLKGNMLRYFNIYGHIMTKTGQIGVDSTTSAYGFYEVLLQPHLRAARPAVVDSIDTLDMGDDPLLFDDLGSGGATDNLEDVSLPKTIKKMSHPEKQDEETAEPEKHKRSIFDKILGRNKEEKEKTEDEANKNPKKVQK, encoded by the coding sequence ATGTCCAATCGATTTATAACATCACTGAAGTCCCGCAAGTGGCGATGGCTTTATATTACTTTGGCTGTTTTCTTGATTTTGGTAATCGCAGCAGGTACTTATGCTTACCAAAAGAGAGACGGGATGCTCATGGGGGCGATCAATAAAGCAAAAGCTAAGCTGTTGGAAAAGTATGATATGGATTTGAAAATTCAATATTATGCTTTTCAGGGAATTAATGCAGTGCAGTTTAAAAATATACAGTTGTTACCTAAAAATAGGGAGCCGCTGGCACAGATTAATGATCTGACAGTATCTGTTAAATTATGGCCCCTTTTATTCGGTGATGTAAAGCTTGGGGAGGTTGTTCTGGACAACGCAACAGTGTCTTTGGTCAAGAAGGATTCCATTAGCAACTACGATTTCCTGTTTAAGAAACAAAAGAAGGATACAGTCGAGAACGATAATCCGAAGCAGAATTTGGCTGCGTTGGCGGATCGTCTACTAAAGAATGTATTCTTTAAAATCCCAAATGATCTAGATCTTAAAGATCTTGAGCTTTCTTATAAGGACGACAGTACTTCACAGCGTATTGTCATACCTTCTGCTGTCATTGACGGTGGCGATATGGAATCTAAGTTTTTGCTAAATGATCATGAGGCTGCCTGGAACCTAGCAGGGACAATAGATTCGGATAATCAAGAATGTGATCTGCGTCTTTTTTCGGATAAGAAGGAGGTGAATCTCCCACTATTGCAGCGCAAATTCGGTCTGGCTGTTAGTTTTGATGAGATATCCTTTCGATTGGACAAGGCCAACCGACGTAATAAGGAGTTGTTGGAATTACACGGGCAATGGGGTTTTAAAAACCTGAAGGTAAATCATTGGCGTATCTCCAGTAAAGACGTTATTTTCCCCGAAGCGACCATGCAGGGAGCACTCAATATCGGAGCTTCTTCCATTGAAGTCAGTAAGGAGAGTACAGTACAGGTAAAAGATTTTGTTTTTTCTCCATACATAAAATATGTACATAAACCTGAAAAAGAGTTTTTTTTGGCTATTCACACAGATAAAATCAAGGCACAAGACTTTTTTGATGCGATGCCAGTTGGCTTGTTTCCAGGGCTGGACGGAATTCAGGTTGAGGGGCATATTCAATACGATCTAAATTTCGCTTTAGAATTAAAAAGACCGGATAAGCTTCTCTTTTCGTCCAAAATGGATGATAAAGATCTGCATGTCGTGAAATGGGGCGAGGCTAACATTGGGATGCTAAATGCACCTTTTACCTATACAGCTTATGAGGATGGTAAACCGATGCGTGAGATTGTGGTTGGTCCGCAAAATCCGAATTTTACACCATTGGATCAAATCTCCCGTTACATGCAGATTAGTCTGATCAACACCGAAGATCCTTTTTTCTTTAAGCATAAGGGCTTTGAAGAAAAGGCGTTCAAACTCTCTATTGTCACGAATATCAAAGAAAAAGGCTTTAAGCGGGGTGCAAGTACCATATCGATGCAATTGGTGAAGAATGTATTTCTAAACCGTAATAAGACTGTCGTTCGGAAACTTGAGGAGATCCTATTGGTCTGGCTAATGGAGCGTTCGCAGCAGGTAAATAAAAAGCGGATGTATGAGGTTTATCTCAATGTTATCGAGTGGGGTAATAATGTCTATGGGATCACCGAAGCGGCCCGCTATTATTTTGGAAAAACTCCTGCACAACTCGGACTTGGAGAAAGTATATTTTTGTCCAGTATCGTACCGCGTCCGAAGAAAGGACTTAACTTTTTTGACTGGACTGGACATCTTAAGGGAAATATGTTGCGCTATTTTAATATCTATGGCCATATCATGACTAAAACAGGGCAGATAGGTGTTGATTCGACCACATCAGCTTATGGTTTCTATGAGGTACTATTGCAGCCACATCTGCGTGCTGCTAGACCTGCAGTTGTAGATTCGATAGACACATTGGATATGGGGGATGATCCATTGTTATTTGATGATCTGGGGAGCGGTGGAGCAACTGATAATCTGGAAGACGTTTCCCTTCCTAAAACCATAAAAAAGATGTCTCATCCTGAAAAACAGGACGAGGAAACAGCTGAACCGGAAAAACATAAGCGATCTATTTTCGATAAAATCCTGGGTCGTAACAAGGAAGAAAAGGAAAAAACGGAGGACGAGGCGAACAAGAACCCTAAAAAAGTACAGAAGTAG
- a CDS encoding phosphoribosyltransferase family protein produces MKKIEIDGLLFEPLFEEEQIQKRVRLMGIDISLRYEHKQPVFIGVLNGCFMFMADLLKQIEVPCEMSFIKLASYIGTGQSELNELLGLGIDLEGRDVIIVEDIVDSGHSLKHTLDAVKRLNPASVIACALLVKPEALQYHFEELTYVGFEISKEFVVGYGMDFNGLCRNLPDIYKNVPV; encoded by the coding sequence ATGAAAAAAATAGAAATTGACGGATTGCTTTTTGAACCCCTTTTTGAAGAAGAACAGATTCAGAAAAGGGTACGTTTGATGGGGATAGACATTAGTCTACGATATGAACATAAGCAGCCTGTTTTTATAGGTGTTTTGAACGGTTGTTTTATGTTTATGGCGGATTTGCTTAAACAAATTGAAGTTCCCTGTGAGATGTCTTTTATTAAATTGGCCTCTTATATCGGTACTGGTCAATCTGAATTGAACGAGCTTTTAGGATTGGGTATCGATCTGGAAGGGCGTGATGTGATTATCGTGGAAGATATCGTAGACTCCGGACATTCGCTGAAACATACGTTGGATGCTGTGAAGCGGTTAAATCCGGCCAGCGTCATCGCCTGTGCACTTCTGGTTAAGCCAGAAGCACTGCAATATCATTTTGAAGAGCTGACCTATGTTGGTTTTGAGATTAGCAAAGAGTTTGTTGTGGGGTATGGAATGGATTTTAATGGTCTATGCCGCAACTTACCTGATATTTATAAGAATGTTCCTGTTTAG
- a CDS encoding DNA-3-methyladenine glycosylase I: MPKEIIRCQWCGSDEQYVNYHDKEWGRQVKDDKTLFEFLVLESAQAGLSWITILRRRTAYQEAFANFDVSKVAIYTADHVEALLKDSGIIKHRNKIESTITNAQLFKNVQLEYGSFYNYLYTFLPEQQPLINHWSSLQHVPATTEISDKIAKDMKKRGFKFFGSTICYAYMQAVGMVNDHIETCTFKY, from the coding sequence ATGCCAAAAGAAATTATACGATGCCAATGGTGCGGATCTGATGAACAGTATGTCAACTATCACGATAAAGAATGGGGACGACAAGTCAAGGACGATAAAACCTTATTTGAATTTTTAGTGCTAGAGTCGGCTCAGGCTGGTTTGAGCTGGATTACGATCCTCCGCCGAAGAACAGCCTATCAGGAAGCCTTTGCCAATTTTGATGTCAGCAAAGTCGCGATTTATACTGCAGATCACGTCGAAGCACTCCTGAAAGATTCCGGTATTATTAAACATCGAAATAAGATCGAATCGACTATTACAAATGCACAGCTGTTCAAAAATGTGCAACTGGAATATGGCAGTTTTTACAACTACCTGTATACGTTTTTACCGGAACAGCAACCGTTGATCAACCATTGGTCGAGTTTGCAGCATGTTCCAGCAACGACCGAGATTTCCGATAAAATAGCAAAAGACATGAAGAAAAGAGGTTTCAAGTTTTTTGGTTCCACGATTTGCTATGCTTACATGCAAGCTGTGGGTATGGTCAATGATCATATTGAAACTTGTACTTTTAAATATTAA
- a CDS encoding DUF4271 domain-containing protein, protein MKVNIFKYFIVFVILFVFSVVQLSAQRRTLRHVVQDSLSLPDSTHILRDSILSPNQEVLASLNPALQKQYRIVTVETEGLVVHNMYNYDVKQYFKGEQHNNVLARQYGSPKPHRENWILFTVLFLIFGVGLIRIFFPSDIKLVFQGYFDDRVLLSVSKEDTILTSWPFIFLFVLFSGAMALFVSLFYAYELNRFDFITFPNYIKTVGMVGGLFALKIGFIRFLSFVFEIRKLVKEYVTVLYLIYFNTLFLMLPVLLILSLVPLSAVGVVLHLAIVGAILLFLYRFLKTAAHIMSMYKFSISYLILYLCCLEIAPILILLRLLS, encoded by the coding sequence ATGAAAGTTAACATCTTTAAATATTTTATTGTCTTTGTAATCCTCTTTGTGTTTTCGGTTGTACAGTTGAGCGCACAGCGACGGACATTGCGACATGTAGTCCAAGATAGCCTATCCCTACCCGATAGTACACATATTTTAAGAGATTCTATTCTGTCGCCTAACCAGGAGGTTCTGGCATCCTTAAATCCAGCACTGCAGAAACAATATCGGATTGTCACTGTAGAAACGGAGGGATTGGTGGTTCACAATATGTATAACTATGATGTGAAACAGTATTTTAAAGGTGAGCAGCATAATAATGTTTTGGCACGACAATATGGAAGCCCTAAGCCGCACCGGGAGAACTGGATATTATTTACTGTGCTCTTTCTGATATTTGGGGTTGGGTTAATTCGTATATTTTTTCCTTCAGATATAAAATTGGTCTTTCAGGGTTATTTTGATGACCGGGTGTTGTTGTCGGTTAGTAAGGAAGATACGATCCTAACCTCTTGGCCGTTCATTTTTCTGTTTGTATTGTTTTCGGGAGCAATGGCGCTATTTGTTAGTTTATTTTATGCTTATGAATTGAACCGCTTTGATTTTATTACCTTTCCCAATTATATTAAAACAGTAGGTATGGTCGGTGGACTATTTGCCTTAAAAATTGGCTTTATCCGATTTTTATCTTTTGTTTTTGAAATTAGGAAGCTGGTAAAAGAATATGTGACGGTGTTATATCTGATTTATTTTAACACACTCTTTTTGATGCTTCCAGTGTTATTAATACTGAGTCTTGTCCCATTAAGCGCTGTTGGCGTCGTTTTACATTTGGCTATTGTTGGAGCAATCCTATTATTCTTATATAGATTTCTTAAGACAGCGGCACATATTATGTCGATGTATAAATTTTCAATTTCCTATTTAATTTTGTACCTTTGTTGCCTAGAAATAGCACCAATATTAATACTGTTAAGATTATTGAGCTAA
- a CDS encoding uroporphyrinogen-III synthase, translating into MQTSDVERAKKVKSVLVTLPKPENDKSPYYDLAKKYGLKLDFRGFIHVEGVPAKDVRRDKVNLADHTAVIFTSRNAVDHYFRICEEMRFEVSAEMKYFCISETIALYLQKYIQYRKRKIFFGKQTAKDLEEVLKKHKAENFLFPCSDVANEETSNWLQQNGYKFTPAVLFRTVVSDLSDLKDVFYDVIVFFSPSSVQSLYDNFPDFKQNNTRIAAFGASTQQALLEHGLILDIPAPTPKAPSMTMAVEEYIKKVNK; encoded by the coding sequence ATGCAAACTTCAGACGTAGAAAGAGCAAAGAAGGTAAAAAGTGTACTGGTGACTTTACCAAAACCTGAAAACGATAAGTCCCCTTATTATGATTTAGCAAAGAAATACGGGTTAAAATTAGACTTTCGAGGTTTTATACACGTAGAAGGAGTTCCTGCCAAAGATGTGCGTAGGGATAAAGTTAATTTAGCAGATCACACTGCGGTAATATTTACAAGTAGAAATGCTGTAGATCATTATTTTAGGATCTGTGAAGAGATGCGGTTTGAAGTGTCGGCAGAAATGAAATATTTCTGCATTTCAGAGACGATCGCCCTTTATCTTCAAAAATATATTCAATATAGAAAACGAAAAATTTTCTTTGGTAAACAAACGGCTAAAGATCTGGAAGAAGTTTTGAAAAAACATAAGGCTGAAAACTTCCTGTTTCCTTGTTCGGATGTTGCTAATGAAGAAACAAGCAATTGGTTACAACAAAATGGCTATAAGTTTACCCCGGCAGTTCTTTTTAGAACTGTGGTAAGTGATCTGAGTGATCTTAAGGATGTATTTTATGATGTAATTGTATTCTTTAGTCCTTCTAGTGTTCAGTCGCTATATGACAACTTCCCGGACTTTAAGCAAAACAATACCCGTATCGCTGCGTTTGGAGCTTCAACACAACAGGCTCTCTTAGAACATGGATTGATATTGGATATTCCTGCTCCTACACCAAAAGCACCTAGTATGACGATGGCTGTAGAAGAATACATTAAAAAAGTGAATAAATAA
- a CDS encoding cupin-like domain-containing protein, whose translation MKLKQVDKISGIRSEDFLKNYLKPGFPVVITDFISADSPALKKWSYDYFKEIAGDIKIDVYGKEEDSMDRAASAPVGQMTFAEYLDLITKEPTELRLFLFNLLKIRPELKQDVIYNDVTGGKVLQWLPFMFFGGEGSSTRNHFDIDMSHVFISQFQGLKRIWLFPNDQSDLMYKLPYNFHSIANPKYSNVEEFPGIEYLEGYEAVIHPGETLYMPAGWWHYIQYETEGYSISVRALANSISEKLQGARNLFITRHFDNTMRKIFKDHWFHYKINTAKRRANNAIKRNKR comes from the coding sequence GTGAAGTTAAAGCAAGTTGATAAAATTTCGGGCATTCGATCAGAAGACTTTTTAAAAAACTATCTGAAACCAGGGTTTCCGGTGGTCATTACAGATTTTATTAGTGCTGATAGTCCAGCATTGAAGAAATGGAGTTATGATTACTTTAAGGAAATAGCCGGGGATATTAAGATTGATGTCTATGGAAAAGAAGAAGATTCAATGGACCGTGCTGCCAGTGCTCCTGTGGGGCAAATGACATTTGCGGAATATTTGGATCTGATTACCAAGGAACCTACCGAGTTGCGATTATTTCTGTTCAATCTGCTCAAAATACGTCCTGAATTAAAGCAGGATGTTATTTATAATGATGTGACCGGAGGAAAAGTGTTGCAGTGGCTACCATTTATGTTTTTCGGAGGAGAGGGGTCTAGCACCCGCAATCACTTTGATATTGATATGTCCCATGTATTCATTTCACAATTTCAGGGACTAAAACGGATCTGGCTTTTCCCGAATGATCAATCGGATCTGATGTATAAGTTGCCGTACAACTTTCATAGTATCGCTAATCCGAAGTATAGCAATGTGGAGGAATTTCCGGGAATAGAATATCTGGAAGGATATGAAGCTGTGATCCATCCCGGAGAAACACTATACATGCCCGCTGGATGGTGGCACTATATACAATATGAGACTGAAGGATATTCGATTTCGGTAAGAGCATTGGCTAATTCGATCAGCGAGAAATTACAAGGGGCACGAAATCTTTTTATAACAAGACATTTTGATAATACGATGCGGAAGATCTTTAAGGATCATTGGTTTCATTACAAAATAAATACAGCCAAGCGTCGCGCAAATAATGCCATTAAGAGAAATAAACGATAA
- a CDS encoding PD-(D/E)XK nuclease family protein, producing the protein MQTAFLKLVAADIQQRFGNDLSEIAIVFNNKRPITYLKKNLADVYGQAIWSPQFFTIQEFFKLSTNDAEASPLGQFFHLFKIHNQLLATEGKEPETLEEFYPIAEIILSDFGQLDYDLVPIDQIYMELYDNTKIDIAFQHLTQEQQGFIRQFWQSFSIAGHSGVQERFLQLWKRLPVLYTRFKETLKAGGQTNYPTIYRDLVESKATLQDFTSSFKQILFVGFNALNRAEAKLFRQWQEEGKALFYFDADAYYLEDNMQEAGLFIRRNIFQTGLVNALGSSPNIIGNRTSTVNLYASTGKISQTKLLYDILEKQNNKEQTSAILLADENLLVPLLQSLPDVNPNITTGYPLTQSPIYGILDLWMEVHLEISQLKRNKISYQTIETFINHPLTQVSLEDKLQIQKEIADKQLFEIALEELHFKSALPQFFVPIVHAAQLIPSLITIVDDLLHSISAHERIRQIDNNLLIETKKTLNQLLLGFETVAPLSISFQIGLIKKAISPINSAIEGNPLEGIQIMGLLESRCLNFDNVYILGANEGILPKTSNSPTFIPNSLRRAYGLPILENQDALSAYLFYRHFQYSEGIHIFYNGLVDESSTGEESRFIKQLEFESKFNFERKIQQQTIQFADKTKEIIIEKQGEVWEKMYEDFIVDQKRISATAFTTYLQSPLQFFLKHIANIKEPPSISQEFEMNKLGTVIHNVMEKIFLPFKDQKDFVPTNILQQHFNQIESFVVREIGFQYQVELNSTSDLNSLQRIMLKIASEYIKMYLEYDIANYKAFRIIELENDTDYTLPFPISVNGKEEQVTLYGIIDRVDEVVTHDDRIISRIVDYKTGGDSVIFREIDQVFAPNTENKALIQTLFYAYVFEQKTGRKQLEPHLYVARKMREEGTLFNGKEGVLTADFLAFQKENFVEFLSNILSEIFNPEIPFRHNPDATIYPSDPYTLFYREASKWAENEESV; encoded by the coding sequence ATGCAAACAGCCTTTTTAAAATTAGTAGCGGCGGATATTCAACAACGTTTTGGAAACGATTTGAGTGAGATTGCCATCGTGTTTAACAATAAACGTCCGATTACATATCTTAAAAAAAATCTTGCCGATGTCTATGGACAGGCAATCTGGTCTCCCCAGTTTTTTACTATACAGGAATTCTTCAAATTATCGACCAATGACGCCGAGGCGAGCCCCTTGGGACAGTTCTTTCATCTGTTTAAAATCCATAACCAACTTTTGGCCACAGAAGGCAAAGAACCAGAAACATTAGAAGAATTTTACCCTATCGCCGAGATTATATTGAGTGACTTTGGACAACTGGATTATGACCTGGTTCCCATAGATCAGATCTATATGGAGCTTTATGATAATACCAAAATCGATATTGCTTTTCAACACCTTACGCAAGAACAACAAGGGTTTATCCGTCAGTTTTGGCAATCCTTTTCCATTGCTGGTCATAGTGGTGTACAAGAGCGATTTCTACAATTATGGAAAAGACTGCCAGTTTTATACACAAGGTTTAAAGAAACACTTAAAGCTGGTGGTCAGACTAATTATCCGACGATTTATCGTGATCTGGTCGAGAGCAAAGCTACACTTCAGGACTTTACATCATCCTTTAAACAGATTCTGTTCGTCGGATTCAATGCCCTAAATAGAGCCGAAGCTAAATTATTCCGTCAATGGCAAGAAGAAGGAAAGGCACTATTTTACTTCGATGCAGATGCCTATTATCTAGAAGACAATATGCAAGAAGCGGGTCTGTTCATTCGTCGGAATATCTTTCAGACCGGACTTGTTAACGCACTCGGCAGCAGCCCCAATATTATAGGTAACAGAACCTCAACGGTAAACTTATATGCAAGCACAGGAAAAATAAGTCAGACAAAATTACTATATGACATTCTTGAAAAACAAAATAACAAGGAGCAAACCTCAGCCATTTTATTAGCTGATGAGAACCTATTGGTTCCTCTATTGCAAAGTCTTCCTGATGTTAATCCCAATATTACTACTGGCTACCCCTTAACCCAATCCCCTATTTATGGTATATTGGATTTATGGATGGAAGTGCATTTAGAAATTTCGCAGTTAAAGAGGAACAAGATCTCTTATCAGACCATTGAGACATTCATAAATCATCCTTTAACACAGGTTTCCTTGGAAGACAAGCTGCAAATTCAGAAAGAAATCGCTGATAAGCAATTATTTGAAATCGCACTGGAAGAACTCCATTTCAAAAGCGCACTACCTCAATTTTTCGTTCCGATTGTACACGCGGCGCAATTGATCCCTTCGCTCATCACAATTGTTGACGATCTGCTACATAGTATTTCCGCACATGAACGCATCCGTCAGATTGACAACAACCTGTTGATAGAAACCAAAAAGACACTCAACCAATTACTCTTGGGATTTGAGACAGTGGCGCCTTTAAGTATCAGCTTCCAGATTGGTCTGATCAAGAAAGCCATATCGCCGATAAATTCTGCGATAGAAGGAAATCCACTGGAGGGTATCCAGATTATGGGACTTCTGGAAAGCCGTTGTTTAAATTTTGATAATGTATATATTTTAGGTGCAAATGAAGGTATCCTACCCAAAACATCAAATTCCCCAACCTTTATCCCCAACAGCCTGAGAAGAGCCTATGGGCTGCCAATATTAGAAAATCAAGATGCACTGTCAGCCTATTTGTTTTATAGACACTTTCAATATAGTGAGGGTATCCATATTTTTTACAATGGACTTGTAGACGAAAGTTCAACAGGAGAGGAAAGTAGATTTATCAAACAGCTTGAGTTCGAGAGCAAGTTTAATTTTGAACGCAAGATTCAACAACAAACGATCCAATTCGCCGACAAAACAAAAGAGATTATCATCGAAAAACAGGGCGAAGTATGGGAAAAGATGTATGAGGACTTTATTGTCGACCAAAAGAGAATATCAGCAACAGCATTCACAACCTACCTGCAATCGCCATTGCAATTTTTCCTCAAACATATTGCGAATATCAAAGAACCACCTTCCATTTCACAGGAATTTGAAATGAACAAGTTGGGGACAGTTATCCACAATGTCATGGAGAAAATATTCCTACCCTTCAAAGATCAGAAAGACTTTGTACCAACGAATATCCTGCAGCAGCACTTCAATCAGATCGAATCTTTTGTTGTCCGGGAAATAGGCTTTCAATATCAGGTTGAATTAAATTCTACGAGCGATTTAAATAGCCTACAGCGGATCATGCTAAAGATCGCCTCTGAATATATCAAAATGTATCTCGAATATGATATCGCCAATTATAAGGCTTTCCGTATTATAGAACTTGAAAACGACACAGATTACACACTTCCATTCCCTATTTCTGTAAATGGTAAAGAAGAACAGGTTACTTTATACGGTATCATCGACCGTGTCGACGAAGTCGTCACACATGATGATCGTATCATCAGCCGGATTGTCGATTACAAGACAGGAGGTGACTCAGTTATATTTAGAGAGATCGATCAAGTGTTTGCACCAAACACCGAAAATAAAGCACTGATACAAACACTTTTCTATGCCTATGTATTTGAGCAAAAAACAGGTCGGAAGCAACTGGAGCCACATCTATATGTCGCCCGAAAAATGCGTGAAGAAGGAACTTTGTTTAATGGCAAAGAAGGTGTATTGACCGCCGACTTTCTCGCCTTTCAAAAAGAGAACTTCGTGGAGTTCCTAAGCAATATACTCAGTGAGATTTTTAATCCTGAAATTCCATTTAGACATAATCCAGATGCGACCATCTACCCCAGCGATCCTTATACGCTGTTCTACAGAGAAGCAAGCAAATGGGCAGAAAATGAAGAATCGGTCTAA